The following proteins come from a genomic window of Paenibacillus spongiae:
- a CDS encoding ABC transporter substrate-binding protein — translation MRKLKTFASVMLVFAFIFVTACSGSDKPNNDPGAEKNAETPKNDAAAPEDTPEPKEPEEPKIDLGGREIRILLDDAEQRGLGGPVEGTKFGDMRMERQKEVEKKYNVKIVYEPLAYGQVNEKLIASGLAGEPVADIVAIDKYFAIPLINQGLLREVDDLFDFNDPKWPKGIQNFGAWNGKMYGFTDSVNAGSGIYYNKTLFKREGLPDPHQLVKEDKWNWDTFLEILKKATKDTDGDGNIDQWGIANHAPIIARIIMYANNGALVENRDGKWVFTGDEPNAVEAMRFLYDLVNTHKVMMPNKNGNFEDWVDSQTAFHTGKAAMVTGELWEAGGRKEMTDEFGFVYFPKGPKATEYANSLENFSLYFMPANVKQPEVVAQIWNDLILWDETRNIRKEFNERNLQGAEDVEAALTISDWVNPVPWAGVGDIGGNLSPAIWNFVRNGSTPESEMEKIKQPVQKSLDDILNKAKK, via the coding sequence ATGCGCAAATTGAAAACGTTTGCATCTGTAATGCTCGTATTTGCGTTCATTTTTGTTACGGCATGCTCGGGGTCTGATAAACCTAATAATGATCCAGGGGCGGAGAAGAATGCAGAAACGCCTAAGAACGATGCAGCTGCTCCTGAGGACACGCCCGAACCGAAAGAACCGGAGGAGCCGAAGATCGATCTGGGCGGACGTGAAATTCGCATTCTGCTCGACGACGCCGAGCAGCGCGGTCTGGGCGGTCCGGTCGAAGGCACGAAGTTCGGGGATATGCGGATGGAGAGACAGAAGGAAGTCGAGAAGAAGTATAACGTGAAAATCGTGTACGAACCGCTCGCTTACGGGCAAGTCAACGAGAAATTGATCGCGTCGGGGCTGGCCGGCGAGCCGGTCGCCGACATCGTTGCCATCGACAAGTATTTCGCGATTCCATTGATCAACCAAGGCTTGCTGCGCGAGGTCGACGATCTATTCGATTTCAACGATCCGAAATGGCCGAAAGGGATTCAGAACTTCGGCGCATGGAACGGCAAAATGTACGGATTCACCGATTCGGTCAATGCCGGCTCGGGCATTTATTACAACAAAACGTTGTTCAAACGCGAAGGCTTGCCTGATCCGCATCAGCTGGTCAAAGAGGACAAATGGAACTGGGATACCTTCCTGGAAATCTTAAAGAAAGCGACCAAGGATACCGATGGCGACGGCAATATCGATCAGTGGGGCATCGCGAACCATGCTCCGATCATCGCCCGCATCATTATGTACGCCAACAATGGAGCGCTGGTTGAAAACCGCGACGGCAAATGGGTATTCACCGGCGACGAGCCGAATGCCGTTGAAGCGATGCGCTTCCTGTACGACCTGGTTAATACGCACAAAGTCATGATGCCGAACAAAAACGGCAATTTCGAAGATTGGGTCGATTCGCAAACCGCGTTCCATACGGGAAAAGCGGCGATGGTCACCGGCGAGCTGTGGGAAGCCGGCGGACGCAAGGAAATGACGGACGAATTCGGATTCGTGTACTTCCCGAAAGGGCCGAAGGCGACCGAATACGCCAATTCTCTTGAGAATTTCTCGTTATACTTCATGCCTGCCAATGTGAAGCAGCCCGAAGTCGTCGCCCAAATCTGGAATGATCTCATTCTGTGGGATGAAACCCGCAACATCCGCAAGGAATTCAACGAGCGCAATCTGCAGGGCGCTGAAGACGTTGAAGCTGCACTGACGATTTCCGATTGGGTCAATCCCGTGCCTTGGGCCGGTGTAGGCGATATCGGAGGGAATTTGTCTCCTGCGATATGGAACTTTGTTCGTAACGGCAGTACGCCGGAATCCGAAATGGAAAAAATCAAGCAGCCGGTCCAAAAATCATTGGACGATATCTTGAACAAAGCAAAAAAATAA
- a CDS encoding DUF4855 domain-containing protein has protein sequence MRVWKSAGFLLAVMLVLSLWPSAASAAYFPKQHERSNYASNIALIYTGYYNPANYDGVRIGDFDKDQFLPYVGYLNAEGKSEDYFFDTFLMLTTGSPHKGSLARYYDWVAGSKPGTLADWQWAMDRVFEEDLQLDGLEQAVEQVSADLNDSGKKVNVYLTLPFPDPQSRDFGDFNGDGTVKDLQSLDTRKELIKWYIDAMSARFEQKQYKHLSLSGFYWLQEDLDTTVPGEQESVQYASAYLNGMNMRLGWIPWSGAGEKANGSRLGFDFSLIQPNHYFDRNSTVKRVEETAELAEVSGAGVEIEFDQTVLVNPWYRQALYNYLIAGVKKGYMNNSILAYYQDVYAIHDFYHHKSSFGRQLYEDIYKFAKGTFQAPKGSFEGRVLDGQGAPIAGAALKDDNGAIAVTDVNGRFVIPDLFAVQHTYTVGKSGYSTRQIAVDIPQGYPVYRDIVLQNPDEGTLKESFQLADFEGGMIYGTNNGYYVQRSMTKDPIVVTEGSQSLKVDFKAYPDSWVGLYIDSDYTGFADVEHYPAYALKDWSSYDFVSTAVYNPSDQPQELRFVYMYEYSWAKTVVKDIELAPHQWTVVKQPIDELKQSGANTGNMIRVALMRNKQTEDATFYVDDMKLLKYEGLEPVPDYTIQWPNGIPSLDPGKVWSPVIVNNSTGSPVEAADVRFTSSDPHVMELLDDGAFKAGEPGKAVIRAFVGNVEASSTVMEVSPWTVNELNGGNFKVDLSAEKTVRLASSFDNGYMVQAQEASYVWEITGDAAQRVRAEGNSLTIKGVKEGRAVIKVTMTYNGKSRSLEKIIQVGNPAPRIADLMQNVDRYFASGDMNASFKEKLQRDLKRAGKHWAKGKTKQTVKAVLDFIKTVNNPSKKDEMTGRAKAALIADANAFIQYWSEQVE, from the coding sequence ATGAGGGTATGGAAAAGTGCGGGTTTTCTATTGGCCGTCATGCTCGTCCTGTCATTATGGCCTTCTGCTGCGTCTGCAGCTTATTTTCCCAAGCAGCATGAGAGGTCGAACTATGCCTCGAACATCGCCTTGATTTATACCGGCTACTACAACCCGGCCAATTACGACGGCGTTCGGATTGGAGATTTCGATAAGGATCAATTTCTGCCATATGTCGGCTACTTGAATGCCGAAGGAAAATCGGAGGATTATTTCTTCGATACGTTCTTAATGCTGACGACAGGCTCGCCTCATAAGGGCAGCTTGGCGCGTTATTACGATTGGGTGGCGGGCAGCAAGCCGGGGACGCTTGCGGACTGGCAGTGGGCGATGGACCGCGTATTCGAGGAGGATCTGCAGCTGGACGGCCTGGAGCAGGCGGTGGAGCAGGTCAGCGCCGATCTTAACGATTCCGGCAAGAAAGTAAATGTCTATCTGACGCTGCCGTTCCCCGATCCGCAGAGCCGCGATTTCGGCGATTTCAACGGCGACGGCACGGTGAAGGATTTGCAAAGCCTGGATACGCGCAAAGAGCTGATCAAGTGGTATATCGATGCGATGTCGGCAAGATTTGAGCAGAAGCAGTACAAGCATCTGTCATTAAGCGGTTTTTATTGGCTTCAAGAGGATCTGGACACTACCGTGCCGGGCGAGCAGGAGAGCGTTCAGTACGCATCCGCCTACTTGAACGGAATGAATATGCGGCTGGGATGGATTCCGTGGTCGGGCGCAGGGGAGAAGGCGAACGGCAGCCGCCTGGGGTTTGATTTCTCGCTCATTCAACCGAATCATTACTTCGACCGGAACTCGACCGTTAAGCGGGTGGAGGAGACGGCGGAGCTTGCGGAGGTGAGCGGGGCCGGCGTCGAAATCGAATTCGACCAGACCGTGCTCGTCAACCCGTGGTACCGTCAAGCGCTGTACAATTACCTTATTGCAGGCGTCAAGAAGGGTTACATGAACAATTCCATCCTGGCTTATTATCAGGACGTGTATGCGATTCATGATTTTTACCATCATAAGAGTTCATTCGGAAGACAGCTGTACGAAGATATTTATAAATTTGCAAAAGGAACGTTCCAAGCTCCCAAGGGAAGCTTCGAAGGCCGGGTCCTCGACGGTCAAGGAGCTCCGATCGCGGGCGCCGCGCTGAAGGACGATAACGGCGCAATCGCGGTAACGGATGTGAACGGGCGGTTTGTCATTCCGGATCTGTTCGCCGTACAGCATACATACACGGTGGGCAAAAGCGGCTACAGCACCCGGCAGATTGCAGTGGATATTCCCCAGGGATATCCGGTCTATCGCGATATTGTGCTGCAGAATCCGGATGAAGGAACGCTGAAGGAGTCATTCCAATTGGCGGATTTCGAAGGCGGCATGATCTATGGCACAAATAACGGCTATTATGTGCAGCGTTCCATGACGAAAGATCCTATTGTTGTGACCGAAGGCAGCCAATCGTTGAAGGTCGATTTTAAAGCGTATCCGGACAGCTGGGTAGGGCTCTATATCGATTCCGACTATACGGGCTTTGCGGACGTGGAGCATTACCCGGCATACGCGCTTAAAGACTGGAGTTCGTACGATTTCGTATCGACGGCCGTCTACAATCCTTCCGACCAGCCGCAGGAGCTGCGGTTCGTATATATGTACGAATACAGCTGGGCGAAGACGGTCGTGAAGGATATCGAGCTGGCGCCTCATCAATGGACCGTCGTCAAGCAGCCGATTGATGAGCTGAAACAGAGCGGGGCGAACACCGGGAATATGATTCGCGTTGCGCTGATGCGAAACAAGCAAACGGAGGACGCCACATTCTATGTCGACGATATGAAATTGTTAAAATATGAGGGGCTGGAGCCGGTACCGGATTACACGATTCAATGGCCGAATGGAATCCCTTCGCTGGATCCCGGCAAGGTATGGAGCCCGGTCATCGTCAACAATAGCACAGGCAGCCCGGTAGAAGCGGCGGACGTTCGATTTACGAGCTCGGACCCTCATGTAATGGAGCTGTTGGATGACGGTGCGTTCAAGGCCGGTGAGCCGGGCAAAGCGGTCATTCGCGCTTTCGTCGGGAATGTGGAAGCGTCGTCCACCGTGATGGAAGTATCGCCATGGACCGTGAATGAACTTAACGGGGGAAATTTCAAAGTCGATCTGTCCGCGGAAAAGACCGTCCGACTGGCGAGCTCCTTCGATAACGGATACATGGTTCAGGCGCAAGAAGCCTCCTACGTATGGGAAATAACCGGGGATGCGGCGCAGCGGGTACGCGCAGAGGGAAACAGCCTCACAATTAAAGGGGTCAAAGAGGGCAGAGCGGTCATTAAGGTGACGATGACATACAACGGCAAATCCCGGTCGCTGGAGAAAATCATACAGGTCGGAAACCCTGCACCGCGGATCGCAGACCTCATGCAGAATGTGGATCGTTATTTCGCATCCGGCGATATGAACGCATCGTTCAAGGAGAAGCTCCAGCGGGATCTGAAGAGAGCCGGGAAGCATTGGGCGAAGGGGAAGACCAAACAAACGGTCAAAGCGGTCTTGGACTTTATCAAGACGGTTAACAACCCGTCCAAGAAGGACGAGATGACCGGCCGTGCGAAAGCGGCATTAATTGCCGATGCGAATGCCTTTATTCAATATTGGTCCGAACAGGTGGAGTGA